One window of the Nicotiana tabacum cultivar K326 chromosome 4, ASM71507v2, whole genome shotgun sequence genome contains the following:
- the LOC107766481 gene encoding BTB/POZ and MATH domain-containing protein 3 isoform X1, whose product MIVDYEDRGGGDDSDSCSKSINETVNGSHHFTIRGYSLAKGMGPGKYITSYTFTVGGYDWAVYFYPDGKNIEDSSTYVSVFIALASEGTDVRALFELTLLDQSGNGKHKVHSHFDRALESGPYSLKYRGSMWGYKRFFRRSVLETSDYLKDDCLSMRCTVGVVRTRVEGPKDYSVSVPPSDMGQSLKYVLDAELGCDIDFRVGEETFKAHKLILAARSPVFRAQFFGLVGNPNSDKVELEDIEPSIFKAMLHFIYSDELPDLLEIAGSTSTRTSTIMMQHILAAADRFGLDRLKQLCEAKLCEEVNVDTVATTLSLSEQHQCLQLKAICLKFAATNLGVVMQSEGFKHLEESCPSLLSELLETVASVDEKATVMSSKKRTSSSIFGLDLAADGAAAESVNPNARRVRRRM is encoded by the exons ATGATCGTGGATTACGAGGACCGCGGTGGGGGGGATGATTCTGATTCCTGTTCTAAGTCGATAAACGAGACGGTGAATGGGTCCCACCATTTCACCATCAGGGGTTACTCCCTCGCTAAAGGTATGGGTCCCGGGAAGTACATAACTAGCTACACATTTACAGTGGGCGGTTATGATTGGGCCGTTTATTTCTACCCTGATGGTAAGAATATTGAGGATTCTTCCACGTATGTCTCTGTTTTCATCGCCCTTGCTAGTGAGGGCACTGATGTCAGGGCACTGTTTGAGCTGACTCTATTGGATCAGAGCGGGAATGGGAAGCACAAAGTTCATAGCCATTTTGATCGGGCGCTCGAGAGCGGCCCATATTCTTTGAAATATAGAGGAAGCATGTG GGGTTACAAACGATTTTTCAGAAGATCAGTTTTGGAAACCTCTGACTACCTGAAGGATGATTGCCTGTCTATGCGCTGTACTGTTGGAGTTGTGAGAACTCGTGTCGAAGGACCCAAAGATTATAGTGTTTCTGTTCCTCCATCAGACATGGGCCAAAGTCTCAAATATGTGCTGGATGCTGAACTTGGTTGTGATATTGATTTCCGTGTTGGCGAAGAGACTTTTAAGGCTCATAAGTTGATACTAGCTGCTCGTTCTCCTGTGTTTAGAGCCCAATTCTTTGGGCTTGTGGGGAATCCTAATTCAGACAAAGTAGAACTTGAGGATATTGAGCCCTCAATTTTCAAG GCTATGCTCCATTTCATTTACTCTGATGAGCTTCCGGATTTGCTTGAAATTGCTGGCTCTACTTCAACACGAACATCTACAATAATGATGCAGCATATATTGGCTGCAGCGGACCGCTTTGGTTTAGATAGGTTGAAACAGTTATGCGAGGCTAAATTATGTGAAGAAGTGAATGTGGATACAGTGGCTACGACTCTTTCCCTTTCGGAGCAGCATCAATGCCTACAGCTTAAAGCCATATGTTTGAAATTTGCAGCAACAAACTTGGGAG TTGTCATGCAGTCAGAAGGATTTAAGCACTTAGAAGAGAGCTGCCCGTCACTGTTGTCAGAGCTACTGGAAACAGTTGCATCAGTTGATGAGAAGGCGACTGTGATGTCTAGCAAGAAAAGGACTAGCAGCAGCATCTTTGGGTTGGATCTGGCAGCAGATGGTGCTGCAGCAGAATCTGTTAATCCAAATGCTAGGCGTGTGCGAAGACGGATGTAA
- the LOC107766481 gene encoding BTB/POZ and MATH domain-containing protein 3 isoform X2 codes for MIVDYEDRGGGDDSDSCSKSINETVNGSHHFTIRGYSLAKGMGPGKYITSYTFTVGGYDWAVYFYPDGKNIEDSSTYVSVFIALASEGTDVRALFELTLLDQSGNGKHKVHSHFDRALESGPYSLKYRGSMWGYKRFFRRSVLETSDYLKDDCLSMRCTVGVVRTRVEGPKDYSVSVPPSDMGQSLKYVLDAELGCDIDFRVGEETFKAHKLILAARSPVFRAQFFGLVGNPNSDKVELEDIEPSIFKAMLHFIYSDELPDLLEIAGSTSTRTSTIMMQHILAAADRFGLDRLKQLCEAKLCEEVNVDTVATTLSLSEQHQCLQLKAICLKFAATNLGGACSP; via the exons ATGATCGTGGATTACGAGGACCGCGGTGGGGGGGATGATTCTGATTCCTGTTCTAAGTCGATAAACGAGACGGTGAATGGGTCCCACCATTTCACCATCAGGGGTTACTCCCTCGCTAAAGGTATGGGTCCCGGGAAGTACATAACTAGCTACACATTTACAGTGGGCGGTTATGATTGGGCCGTTTATTTCTACCCTGATGGTAAGAATATTGAGGATTCTTCCACGTATGTCTCTGTTTTCATCGCCCTTGCTAGTGAGGGCACTGATGTCAGGGCACTGTTTGAGCTGACTCTATTGGATCAGAGCGGGAATGGGAAGCACAAAGTTCATAGCCATTTTGATCGGGCGCTCGAGAGCGGCCCATATTCTTTGAAATATAGAGGAAGCATGTG GGGTTACAAACGATTTTTCAGAAGATCAGTTTTGGAAACCTCTGACTACCTGAAGGATGATTGCCTGTCTATGCGCTGTACTGTTGGAGTTGTGAGAACTCGTGTCGAAGGACCCAAAGATTATAGTGTTTCTGTTCCTCCATCAGACATGGGCCAAAGTCTCAAATATGTGCTGGATGCTGAACTTGGTTGTGATATTGATTTCCGTGTTGGCGAAGAGACTTTTAAGGCTCATAAGTTGATACTAGCTGCTCGTTCTCCTGTGTTTAGAGCCCAATTCTTTGGGCTTGTGGGGAATCCTAATTCAGACAAAGTAGAACTTGAGGATATTGAGCCCTCAATTTTCAAG GCTATGCTCCATTTCATTTACTCTGATGAGCTTCCGGATTTGCTTGAAATTGCTGGCTCTACTTCAACACGAACATCTACAATAATGATGCAGCATATATTGGCTGCAGCGGACCGCTTTGGTTTAGATAGGTTGAAACAGTTATGCGAGGCTAAATTATGTGAAGAAGTGAATGTGGATACAGTGGCTACGACTCTTTCCCTTTCGGAGCAGCATCAATGCCTACAGCTTAAAGCCATATGTTTGAAATTTGCAGCAACAAACTTGGGAGGTGCGTGTAGTCCGTAG